Proteins from one Clostridium cellulovorans 743B genomic window:
- a CDS encoding elongator complex protein 3: MKNKHVIIPIFVPHEGCPHNCVFCNQNTITGNSEVIDDKFVRNTIEEYIETIDINNSTIEVSFFGGTFTAIDIEKQRQLLAVAKEYKEKKLIKYIRLSTRPDYINHDILEHLRSYKVDIIELGVQSLDDEVLKKSGRGHNEKDVVFASRLIKEYGFTLGLQVMVGLPGDTEEKDIKTAEKIIEMKPTLVRIYPSLVITNTPMETMFKQGIYEPYTLEKAVEISKVIYKMFLKNNINVIRIGLQPTEDINVDGEIVAGPFHPAFRELVEASLYKDILISKIPIGYSGEIYCSINPKDISKVYANKKKYFKEVLQVLGLKRLEVRQDKNILRNHLMIFLNGESRVYNLDTE, encoded by the coding sequence ATGAAGAATAAACATGTTATTATACCGATTTTTGTTCCACATGAAGGTTGCCCTCATAATTGTGTATTTTGCAATCAAAACACTATAACAGGAAATAGTGAGGTTATAGATGATAAGTTTGTGAGGAATACTATAGAGGAATACATAGAAACCATAGATATTAACAATTCTACTATAGAGGTATCTTTCTTTGGAGGAACTTTTACAGCAATCGATATTGAAAAGCAAAGACAACTTTTAGCTGTAGCAAAGGAATATAAAGAGAAAAAACTTATAAAATACATAAGATTATCTACTAGACCAGATTATATAAATCATGATATATTAGAGCATCTAAGAAGTTACAAAGTTGATATAATTGAATTAGGAGTACAGTCTTTAGATGATGAAGTGTTAAAAAAATCTGGAAGAGGACATAATGAAAAAGACGTAGTTTTTGCTAGTAGACTAATCAAAGAATATGGTTTTACTTTAGGACTTCAAGTGATGGTTGGTCTTCCAGGAGATACAGAGGAAAAGGATATTAAAACCGCAGAGAAGATTATTGAAATGAAACCTACTTTGGTTAGAATATATCCGTCTCTTGTAATAACAAATACTCCAATGGAAACTATGTTTAAGCAAGGTATTTATGAGCCATATACTTTAGAAAAAGCAGTAGAGATATCAAAAGTTATATATAAAATGTTTTTAAAAAATAATATAAATGTTATACGGATAGGATTGCAACCAACAGAAGATATTAATGTTGATGGAGAAATCGTTGCAGGACCATTTCATCCAGCATTTAGGGAACTAGTGGAAGCATCGCTTTATAAGGATATTCTTATTTCAAAAATTCCTATTGGATATAGTGGAGAAATATATTGCAGTATAAATCCAAAGGATATTTCAAAGGTGTATGCTAATAAGAAAAAATATTTTAAAGAAGTTCTTCAGGTATTAGGACTAAAGAGGCTTGAGGTTAGACAGGATAAAAACATTCTAAGAAATCATTTAATGATATTTTTAAATGGTGAAAGTAGAGTATATAACTTAGACACTGAGTAA
- the smc gene encoding chromosome segregation protein SMC, giving the protein MYLKAIELRGFKSFADKTEIELKDGITAIVGPNGSGKSNISDAIRWVLGEQSVKNLRGGKMEDVIFAGTAYRKPVGLAQVALILDNSDHGLPLDYSQVTISRRLFRSGDSEYYINNTKCRLKDIHELFMDTGIGKEGYSIISQGKIEALLSGSSDERRELLEEAAGIVKYKSRKNESEKKLNLTEQNIVRLNDILSTYEERLGPLEIESEKAKEFLKLSESLKNNEISLMIDSVEKIQSKLEVNKEALKQQEEALKEIYEDKSKLKDEQNKLIELQEELEKEVFKEREEFQKQNESREEVRAENILLEERISNSNVIAEKEVVEVENLRKKITDMQAISTQHSLDIKATDEKLKELTSAIENTEQEVQSVNDSISIQEVNIDKAKVEASDLDVKIFDFTSEIAVINNEIENVKLKNQGILASMESNENTIAINTNTKLALLKETEELKKKSLELEDQSFESKKNLSRLSRNLTIEEKDLKELTNEKTKGETNLSFLNKLEEQYEGYTKSVKNLMSHIKENRIDNLQGEVNVLGEVISVNRKYETAIEIAVGSGISNIISSTEKDAKKLIMHLKNNNLGRATFLPLDTIRSNVISVDKNIANMKGYLGIASELIEYEARFKKAIDFVFGRTLIAEELDAATAIAKASNYSYRIVTLQGEVVSPGGSLSGGSLYSKSLNIIGRKREIEDISDKLKEISDKLEDKKIKIENLRKEIALSDEEILNLTDKIHFNNIEKTKVEERVSALEKEILNVKKVVSTNREIVSKLKTELEEKQSLLNDKNESVLRFKNRKEQLKVFIEEEESKKQQVSKSISERKDMLTSYKIEEAKTIEALSSKKSSFESLKYEIEEISERIKTKENEIILSKSAIEAMKEKIKNNNNILESINSYIISKNKFFEEIEGKKLGFRERQKKVNDQLEIINDTINSREELKHRQEVAIAKSETEYENILNKLNEEFNLTLAEAYEYKVENLEVASVKDIIYSLKRQISSLGVVNVGAIEEYKEIKEKYTFMNNQREDLINAKDELMKVIEEMTEKMKEVFNENFEKLKVLFNETFQQLFKGGSGDLLINGDDVLLSPIEINVQPPGKKLQNINLMSGGEKGLSAIALLFAILKMKPTPFCILDEIEAALDDVNVSRYAEFLKKFSSNTQFIVITHRKGTMEASDVLYGVTMEEKGVSKIVSVDLTNNNMEAV; this is encoded by the coding sequence ATGTATTTGAAAGCTATTGAGCTTAGGGGCTTTAAATCCTTTGCGGACAAAACAGAAATAGAACTTAAAGACGGAATTACAGCCATCGTAGGCCCTAACGGTAGCGGAAAAAGTAATATCTCAGATGCTATAAGATGGGTACTTGGGGAGCAAAGTGTTAAAAATTTAAGAGGCGGTAAGATGGAGGATGTTATTTTTGCAGGAACTGCCTATAGAAAACCGGTAGGACTAGCACAAGTAGCCTTGATTTTAGATAACTCAGATCATGGGTTGCCTCTTGATTATTCACAGGTCACAATTTCTAGAAGGTTATTTAGATCTGGTGATAGTGAGTATTATATAAACAATACAAAGTGTAGATTAAAGGATATACATGAATTGTTTATGGATACGGGGATAGGTAAGGAAGGTTATTCAATAATTAGCCAAGGTAAGATAGAAGCATTGCTTAGTGGTAGTTCAGATGAAAGGCGAGAACTTCTTGAGGAAGCAGCAGGAATTGTAAAATATAAAAGTAGAAAAAATGAATCTGAAAAAAAGCTTAATTTAACAGAACAAAACATAGTGAGGCTTAATGATATATTATCTACCTATGAGGAGAGATTAGGACCTTTAGAAATTGAAAGTGAGAAAGCAAAGGAATTTTTAAAGCTTTCTGAAAGTCTTAAGAATAATGAAATATCCTTGATGATAGATTCAGTTGAAAAAATTCAAAGTAAATTAGAAGTAAATAAAGAAGCCTTAAAACAGCAAGAAGAAGCTTTAAAGGAAATTTATGAAGATAAGAGTAAGCTTAAAGATGAACAAAACAAGCTTATAGAACTTCAGGAAGAACTTGAGAAAGAGGTCTTTAAAGAAAGAGAAGAATTTCAAAAGCAAAACGAAAGCCGTGAAGAAGTAAGGGCAGAAAATATTCTTTTAGAAGAAAGAATTAGCAATAGCAATGTTATAGCTGAAAAAGAAGTAGTGGAAGTAGAAAACCTTAGAAAAAAAATAACTGATATGCAGGCTATAAGTACACAACATAGCTTAGATATAAAAGCAACAGATGAAAAGCTTAAAGAGTTAACATCTGCAATAGAAAATACTGAGCAAGAAGTGCAGTCTGTTAATGACAGTATAAGTATACAAGAAGTTAATATAGACAAAGCTAAAGTGGAAGCCAGTGATTTGGATGTTAAAATCTTTGATTTTACAAGTGAAATAGCTGTCATCAATAATGAGATAGAAAATGTAAAGTTAAAGAACCAAGGGATTTTAGCTTCAATGGAAAGTAATGAAAACACCATAGCTATTAATACTAATACAAAGCTTGCCTTATTAAAAGAAACCGAAGAGTTAAAGAAAAAATCTTTAGAATTAGAAGATCAAAGCTTTGAAAGTAAGAAAAATCTCAGCAGACTTTCAAGAAACTTGACTATAGAGGAAAAAGATCTAAAGGAACTTACAAATGAAAAAACTAAAGGTGAAACTAATCTAAGTTTTTTAAACAAGTTAGAAGAGCAATATGAAGGTTATACAAAATCTGTTAAAAATCTTATGAGCCATATAAAAGAAAATAGGATAGATAACCTTCAAGGAGAGGTCAATGTATTAGGAGAAGTTATTTCTGTAAATAGGAAGTATGAGACTGCTATAGAAATTGCTGTTGGATCAGGAATTTCAAATATTATTTCTTCAACTGAAAAAGATGCAAAAAAACTTATTATGCATTTAAAGAATAATAATTTAGGTCGTGCTACCTTCCTACCACTAGATACTATAAGAAGTAATGTTATTAGTGTTGATAAAAATATTGCCAATATGAAGGGATATTTAGGTATTGCTTCGGAGTTAATAGAATATGAGGCGAGATTTAAGAAAGCAATAGATTTTGTCTTTGGAAGAACCTTGATTGCTGAGGAGCTAGATGCTGCGACAGCTATTGCTAAGGCTAGTAATTATTCATATAGGATTGTAACTCTTCAAGGTGAAGTAGTGAGTCCAGGAGGTTCCTTAAGCGGTGGATCTCTGTATAGCAAATCCTTAAATATTATCGGTAGAAAAAGAGAAATTGAAGACATTAGTGATAAATTAAAGGAAATAAGTGATAAGTTAGAAGATAAAAAAATAAAAATAGAAAATTTAAGAAAAGAAATAGCTTTATCTGATGAAGAAATTCTAAACTTAACAGATAAGATACATTTTAATAATATTGAAAAAACTAAGGTTGAGGAAAGAGTATCTGCGTTAGAAAAAGAAATATTAAATGTTAAAAAGGTTGTAAGTACTAACAGAGAAATTGTATCAAAGTTAAAAACAGAATTAGAAGAGAAACAGTCATTACTTAATGACAAAAATGAGAGCGTTTTAAGGTTCAAAAATAGAAAAGAACAGTTAAAAGTTTTTATAGAAGAAGAGGAATCTAAAAAACAGCAAGTCAGCAAAAGTATAAGTGAAAGAAAGGATATGCTAACTAGCTATAAAATTGAGGAAGCAAAGACAATAGAAGCTCTTAGCAGTAAGAAAAGTTCTTTTGAAAGTCTAAAATATGAGATAGAAGAAATTTCTGAAAGAATTAAGACAAAGGAAAATGAAATTATACTGTCAAAGTCGGCTATAGAAGCGATGAAAGAAAAAATTAAAAATAATAATAATATCTTAGAGAGTATAAATTCATACATTATATCAAAAAATAAGTTCTTCGAAGAAATTGAAGGGAAAAAATTAGGTTTTAGGGAAAGACAGAAAAAAGTAAATGATCAATTAGAGATTATAAACGATACTATTAATTCTAGAGAAGAATTGAAGCACAGACAAGAAGTAGCTATAGCTAAAAGTGAAACGGAGTATGAGAATATTTTAAATAAGCTTAATGAGGAGTTTAATTTAACTTTAGCAGAAGCTTATGAATATAAGGTGGAGAATTTAGAAGTAGCTTCAGTAAAAGATATAATATATTCATTAAAGAGACAGATTTCTTCTTTAGGTGTAGTTAATGTTGGTGCTATTGAAGAGTATAAGGAAATTAAAGAAAAGTATACTTTTATGAATAATCAAAGAGAAGACCTTATAAATGCTAAAGATGAACTTATGAAGGTTATTGAAGAGATGACTGAGAAGATGAAAGAAGTATTTAATGAAAATTTTGAAAAACTCAAGGTTTTGTTTAATGAAACTTTCCAACAGCTATTTAAAGGTGGAAGTGGAGACTTGTTAATAAATGGAGATGATGTTTTGTTATCGCCAATTGAAATCAATGTTCAACCACCAGGTAAAAAGCTTCAAAATATTAACTTGATGTCCGGTGGAGAAAAAGGTTTATCTGCCATAGCTTTATTATTTGCTATTTTAAAGATGAAACCAACTCCATTCTGTATATTAGATGAGATAGAGGCCGCTCTTGATGATGTTAATGTATCAAGATATGCTGAATTCCTTAAAAAATTCTCTTCAAACACTCAATTTATAGTAATAACACATAGAAAAGGTACAATGGAAGCTAGTGATGTTCTTTATGGTGTAACCATGGAAGAAAAAGGGGTATCAAAGATTGTATCTGTAGATCTAACAAATAATAATATGGAGGCAGTATAA
- the ftsY gene encoding signal recognition particle-docking protein FtsY translates to MFGGFFDKLKNGLNKTKENLTEKINVMLGNYISIDEDLFDELEEILITADVGVDTSMFIIDELKKKIKEERINEVSEVYPALKRVIVEILGSTREDFTKQDTPKVMLVIGVNGAGKTTSIGKMSAKLKKSGYNVLMIAADTFRAAAIDQLEVWSKRAEVEIIKHQEGSDPAAVVFDGVQAAKARNVDILLCDTAGRLHNKKNLMNELGKINRIIEREYGHAEKETLLVLDASTGQNAVSQAKQFNEICKVDGIILTKLDGTAKGGVVISIKHELNIPVKLIGVGESIDDLQEFDASEFVEALF, encoded by the coding sequence ATGTTTGGTGGTTTTTTTGATAAATTAAAAAATGGGCTTAACAAGACAAAAGAAAATCTTACTGAAAAAATCAATGTAATGTTAGGTAACTATATTTCAATTGATGAAGATTTGTTTGATGAACTTGAAGAAATTTTAATAACAGCAGATGTAGGTGTTGATACATCTATGTTTATAATTGATGAATTGAAAAAGAAGATTAAAGAAGAAAGAATTAATGAAGTATCTGAGGTTTATCCTGCATTAAAAAGAGTAATTGTTGAAATATTAGGTAGCACAAGAGAAGATTTTACAAAGCAAGATACTCCAAAGGTAATGCTTGTTATAGGCGTTAATGGCGCAGGAAAAACTACCTCAATAGGAAAGATGTCTGCAAAACTAAAAAAATCAGGATATAATGTTCTCATGATTGCGGCAGATACTTTTAGAGCTGCTGCAATAGACCAATTAGAGGTTTGGAGCAAAAGAGCAGAGGTAGAAATTATTAAACATCAAGAAGGTTCAGACCCCGCAGCAGTTGTTTTTGATGGAGTTCAAGCTGCAAAAGCTAGAAATGTTGATATTTTACTTTGTGATACAGCTGGGAGACTTCATAATAAGAAAAATTTAATGAATGAACTTGGTAAAATAAACAGAATAATTGAAAGAGAATATGGTCATGCAGAAAAGGAAACTTTATTAGTTTTAGATGCATCTACAGGACAAAATGCTGTAAGTCAAGCAAAGCAATTTAATGAAATCTGTAAAGTTGACGGAATTATTTTAACAAAGCTTGACGGAACGGCTAAAGGTGGAGTGGTTATTTCTATTAAACATGAATTGAACATTCCAGTTAAGCTTATTGGTGTTGGTGAATCCATTGATGATTTACAAGAATTTGATGCAAGTGAATTTGTAGAAGCATTATTCTAA
- a CDS encoding putative DNA-binding protein has translation MSLLLDFYGVLLTEKQFDLMKLYYDEDLSLGEIAEINSTSRQATFDTIKRCHKLLYSYEEKLMLLKKSEEEKIFKKVLIEKLQLINTLTDDDRIKTEIDNLKEYVTSTTM, from the coding sequence ATGTCATTATTATTAGATTTTTACGGAGTGTTGCTTACAGAAAAGCAATTTGATTTAATGAAGCTTTATTATGATGAGGATTTATCTTTAGGAGAAATTGCTGAAATTAATTCAACAAGCAGGCAAGCTACCTTTGATACTATAAAAAGATGTCACAAGCTTTTGTATAGTTATGAAGAAAAACTAATGCTCCTTAAAAAAAGTGAAGAAGAAAAAATTTTTAAAAAAGTTTTAATAGAAAAATTACAACTTATTAATACTTTAACTGATGACGATAGGATAAAGACAGAAATAGATAACCTTAAAGAATATGTTACTTCTACAACTATGTAG
- the ffh gene encoding signal recognition particle protein yields the protein MAFEGLGEKLQETLKKLRGKGKLTEADIKEAMKEVKRALLEADVNFKLVKEFVNKVSDKCLGSEVLESLTPGQQVIKIVNDELKDLMGSTESELKLSSTGFTIIMLVGLQGAGKTTMAGKLALNLRKKNKKPLLVACDVYRPAAIKQLEVLGKQIDIPVFSMGDKISPVEISKAGIKHAKDNGNNVVIIDTAGRLQIDEELMEELKNIKADVTPDEILLVVDSMTGQEAVNVAKTFDETLDIDGVVLTKLDGDTKGGAALSIKALTGKPIKFVGLGEKVNDLEVFHPDRMASRILGMGDVLSLIEKAQAAIDEKEAKELGERMLNQEFTLEDLITSFNQMKKLGPLNKLIEMIPGVDAKAMQGVDFAQGEKELKRKEAIVQSMTVKERRNPSLVQKSPSRKKRIADGCGLSIQEVNKLLKDFEMMKKTMKQFKNFKPGKANKKGLFGKLPFA from the coding sequence ATGGCTTTTGAAGGATTAGGCGAAAAGCTTCAAGAGACTCTTAAAAAGTTAAGAGGCAAAGGTAAGCTTACAGAGGCAGATATTAAAGAGGCTATGAAGGAAGTAAAGCGTGCTTTATTAGAAGCTGATGTTAATTTTAAATTAGTTAAAGAATTTGTAAATAAGGTAAGTGACAAGTGTTTAGGTTCAGAAGTTCTTGAGAGTTTAACACCTGGTCAACAGGTAATTAAAATTGTTAACGATGAATTAAAGGATCTAATGGGTAGTACAGAGAGTGAATTAAAACTTTCTTCTACAGGTTTTACCATAATCATGTTAGTTGGTCTTCAAGGTGCTGGTAAAACAACTATGGCAGGAAAACTTGCACTTAATTTAAGAAAGAAAAATAAGAAGCCTCTTTTAGTAGCCTGCGACGTTTATAGACCAGCAGCGATTAAACAATTAGAGGTATTAGGAAAACAGATAGATATACCTGTGTTTTCAATGGGTGATAAAATTTCTCCAGTTGAAATATCAAAGGCAGGAATTAAACATGCAAAGGATAACGGCAATAATGTTGTTATTATAGATACTGCTGGGCGTCTTCAAATTGATGAAGAGCTGATGGAAGAATTAAAAAATATAAAAGCAGATGTAACACCAGATGAAATATTATTAGTTGTAGATTCTATGACAGGTCAAGAAGCTGTTAATGTAGCTAAAACTTTTGATGAAACTCTTGATATAGATGGTGTTGTACTTACAAAACTCGATGGTGATACAAAGGGTGGAGCTGCTCTTTCTATAAAGGCGCTTACTGGAAAACCAATTAAATTTGTTGGTTTAGGTGAAAAGGTAAATGACCTTGAAGTATTCCATCCAGATAGAATGGCATCTAGGATTCTTGGAATGGGAGATGTATTGTCTCTTATTGAAAAGGCACAAGCGGCTATTGATGAAAAGGAAGCTAAAGAGCTTGGTGAGAGAATGTTAAATCAAGAGTTTACTCTTGAAGACTTGATAACATCTTTTAATCAGATGAAAAAATTAGGACCGCTTAACAAGCTTATCGAAATGATTCCTGGAGTTGATGCTAAAGCAATGCAAGGTGTTGATTTTGCTCAAGGTGAGAAAGAACTAAAAAGGAAAGAAGCTATAGTTCAGTCTATGACTGTAAAGGAAAGAAGAAATCCTTCTTTGGTTCAAAAATCTCCATCAAGAAAGAAAAGAATAGCTGATGGTTGCGGATTATCAATCCAAGAAGTTAATAAACTTCTTAAAGATTTCGAGATGATGAAAAAGACTATGAAGCAATTTAAAAACTTCAAGCCTGGAAAGGCTAACAAAAAAGGTTTATTTGGAAAACTTCCATTTGCATAA
- the rpsP gene encoding 30S ribosomal protein S16 encodes MAVKIRLRRMGSKKAPFYRIVVADSRAPRDGKFIEEIGYYNPTTEPMTVKIDSEKAETWMKNGAQPTDIVKRLFTNSGITK; translated from the coding sequence ATGGCAGTAAAAATCAGATTAAGAAGAATGGGTTCAAAGAAAGCTCCTTTCTATAGAATAGTTGTTGCTGATTCAAGAGCACCAAGAGATGGTAAATTCATCGAAGAAATTGGTTACTACAATCCAACAACTGAACCAATGACTGTTAAGATTGATAGTGAAAAAGCTGAAACTTGGATGAAGAATGGTGCACAACCAACTGATATCGTTAAAAGATTATTCACTAACAGCGGAATTACAAAATAG
- a CDS encoding KH domain-containing protein translates to MKALLETIVRSLVDNPDEVQVNETLGEQSIVLEVKVSPDDMGKVIGKQGRIAKAIRTVVKAAAVKENKKVVVEIV, encoded by the coding sequence ATGAAAGCTTTACTTGAGACTATAGTTAGATCTTTAGTTGATAACCCAGATGAAGTCCAAGTTAATGAAACACTTGGAGAACAGTCAATTGTTCTAGAAGTTAAGGTGAGCCCAGATGATATGGGTAAAGTAATCGGCAAACAGGGAAGAATAGCTAAAGCTATTAGAACTGTTGTCAAAGCGGCAGCTGTAAAAGAAAATAAAAAAGTTGTTGTTGAAATAGTATAA
- the rimM gene encoding ribosome maturation factor RimM (Essential for efficient processing of 16S rRNA) — MVEFLAVGIITNVHGLKGEFKVKPLTDDIRRFNKLKKVFIKGKEYNVSWCKLQPQKVIVKVEGIDTVEEAMRYKNEYMQVDRENAIKLPEGRYFVADLIGCNVVDHNGKDEGVIKDVIFTGSNDVYWSIREGREDLLIPVIDPVVDTIDIEKRVITIQPVEMWM; from the coding sequence ATGGTAGAATTTTTAGCTGTGGGTATAATTACAAATGTTCACGGATTGAAAGGTGAATTTAAAGTTAAGCCTCTAACCGATGATATTAGACGCTTCAATAAGCTTAAAAAGGTTTTTATAAAAGGCAAGGAATATAATGTTTCATGGTGCAAACTTCAGCCACAAAAGGTTATAGTTAAAGTTGAAGGTATAGATACTGTTGAAGAAGCTATGAGATATAAAAATGAATACATGCAGGTAGACAGAGAGAATGCTATAAAATTGCCAGAAGGTAGATATTTTGTTGCAGATCTTATTGGATGTAATGTTGTTGATCATAATGGAAAAGATGAAGGTGTAATTAAGGATGTTATTTTTACAGGAAGCAATGACGTTTATTGGTCAATAAGAGAAGGTCGTGAAGATCTTTTAATACCTGTAATAGATCCTGTGGTTGATACTATAGATATTGAAAAAAGAGTTATTACTATACAACCGGTGGAGATGTGGATGTGA
- the trmD gene encoding tRNA (guanosine(37)-N1)-methyltransferase TrmD has product MKIDILTLFPEMFDIFNHSILGRAHEKHIIDVKAHNIRDYTLDKHKRVDDYSYGGGAGMVMAAQPIVDSIKAIKENNKGKVIYLGPRGIIFNQAMASELAKEEELIFLCGHYEGIDERAYEAIDMEISIGDFILTGGEMACIPIVDSICRLCPGVLNKNESFEIESFSDGTLEYPQYTRPVEFRGKKVPEVLLSGHHENIRKWRRLKSLIITKEKRYDLFQKLTLSKEDLKLLKQYENYAEEDK; this is encoded by the coding sequence GTGAAGATAGATATATTAACCCTTTTTCCAGAGATGTTCGATATCTTTAACCACAGCATTCTTGGAAGAGCACATGAAAAACATATTATTGATGTAAAAGCCCATAATATTAGAGATTATACCTTAGATAAGCATAAGCGAGTAGACGATTATTCTTATGGCGGTGGTGCAGGTATGGTTATGGCAGCTCAACCTATTGTTGATTCCATAAAAGCTATAAAGGAAAATAATAAGGGAAAAGTCATATACCTAGGACCTAGAGGAATTATATTTAATCAAGCAATGGCCTCAGAGCTTGCTAAAGAAGAGGAATTAATATTTTTGTGTGGACATTATGAAGGAATAGATGAGAGAGCTTATGAAGCTATAGATATGGAAATATCTATAGGGGATTTTATATTAACAGGAGGAGAAATGGCTTGCATACCTATTGTTGATAGCATATGCAGACTATGTCCTGGCGTACTTAACAAAAATGAAAGTTTTGAGATAGAATCTTTTAGCGATGGAACCTTAGAATATCCCCAATATACAAGACCCGTGGAATTTAGGGGCAAAAAAGTTCCAGAGGTGCTTTTATCAGGTCATCATGAAAATATACGAAAATGGAGACGATTAAAGTCTCTTATAATCACGAAAGAAAAGCGTTATGATTTATTTCAAAAGTTAACCTTAAGCAAGGAAGATCTAAAACTTTTGAAACAATATGAAAACTATGCAGAAGAAGATAAATAA
- the rplS gene encoding 50S ribosomal protein L19, with translation MLDIIKQIEAEYLRDDIVEFNVGDTIRVDVKIKEGEKERIQAFEGTVIKKQNGGTRETFTVRRVAYNVGVERTFPINSPIISKITVVRRGKVRRAKLFYLRDRVGKAAKVKERM, from the coding sequence ATGTTAGATATAATAAAACAAATCGAAGCTGAATACTTAAGAGACGATATCGTTGAATTTAACGTAGGAGATACTATAAGAGTAGACGTTAAAATTAAAGAAGGCGAAAAAGAAAGAATTCAGGCTTTTGAAGGAACAGTAATCAAAAAGCAAAACGGTGGAACTAGAGAAACTTTCACAGTTAGAAGAGTTGCTTACAATGTTGGAGTAGAAAGAACATTCCCAATCAACTCCCCAATCATCTCTAAAATTACTGTTGTAAGAAGAGGTAAAGTAAGAAGAGCTAAATTATTCTACTTAAGAGATAGAGTAGGTAAGGCTGCAAAAGTTAAAGAAAGAATGTAA
- the ylqF gene encoding ribosome biogenesis GTPase YlqF, which produces MIDKINWFPGHMSKTRREIKENLKLVDVVIEIRDARIIKSSANPDIDEITKGKPRIILLNKSDLSDERCTKEWIDNLSNEETKILTVNCLNGQGIRNIKPAIDQLLKEKHDRMKAKGLINIKTKAMVVGIPNVGKSTFINRMAGSSIAKTGDRPGVTKSKQWIRTKIGIELLDTPGVLWPKFEDNRVGLNLAFTGAIKDEIMDVEELALKLIEDLMVIAPKSLMERYKLDSIAETAIDNMDNIARKRGMILSGNNIDYNRVAIMLLDEFRGGKLGKISLERYVSE; this is translated from the coding sequence GTGATAGATAAAATTAATTGGTTTCCCGGACATATGTCAAAGACACGTAGGGAAATTAAAGAGAACTTAAAACTTGTAGATGTAGTTATTGAAATAAGAGATGCTAGAATTATTAAATCAAGTGCAAATCCTGATATAGATGAGATAACAAAGGGTAAGCCAAGAATTATTTTATTAAATAAGAGTGATTTAAGTGATGAAAGATGTACAAAAGAATGGATTGATAATTTAAGCAATGAAGAGACAAAGATACTAACTGTAAACTGCTTAAATGGTCAAGGAATAAGAAATATTAAACCTGCTATAGATCAATTACTAAAAGAAAAACATGATAGGATGAAAGCAAAAGGTCTTATAAATATAAAAACTAAAGCTATGGTAGTAGGAATTCCAAACGTAGGAAAATCCACCTTTATAAATAGAATGGCAGGAAGCTCTATAGCCAAAACTGGTGATAGGCCAGGTGTAACAAAAAGTAAACAATGGATAAGAACTAAAATCGGTATAGAATTACTTGATACTCCAGGGGTTCTGTGGCCAAAGTTTGAAGATAATAGAGTAGGCTTAAATTTAGCTTTTACTGGAGCAATAAAAGATGAGATTATGGATGTAGAAGAACTTGCTTTAAAACTTATCGAAGATTTAATGGTTATTGCTCCAAAGAGTTTAATGGAGAGATATAAGCTGGATTCTATAGCTGAAACAGCAATAGATAATATGGATAATATAGCGAGAAAAAGAGGTATGATATTATCTGGGAACAATATTGATTACAACAGAGTAGCAATAATGCTTTTAGATGAATTCCGAGGTGGTAAGCTTGGAAAGATATCTTTAGAGAGGTACGTTAGTGAATAA